A genome region from Maylandia zebra isolate NMK-2024a linkage group LG6, Mzebra_GT3a, whole genome shotgun sequence includes the following:
- the LOC101474926 gene encoding ADP-ribosylation factor-binding protein GGA1 encodes MASGDSQETFESWLNQATDPNNQEDRWDCIQGFYELVNQETNGPQVAVRLLAHKIQSPQEKVALQALTILEACMNNCGKRFHSEAAKFRFLNELIKVLTPKYFGSWTPQKVKDRVTEVLYGWTLWLKDEPKIQEAYSMLKKQGIVEKDPKLPDTVIMAPPPQRTTESVFDQEEKAKLLARLLKSGRPEDLETANRLIKSTIKEEQEKAEKVSKRESTLQDVESNTKQLRELLEQHAITGTSLQPSDDMKTLYERCDRLRPSLFRLASDTMEDDAALAQILAANDDLTLVVNAYKVRVVGAECNGERARSKSEEVTSNTAPTSHREVKSYHLIDLSALDSPQTHRKADSLPVFESSSPVFTSYLEKAFSSEDDQDLNELDLVSKQRTQENSKSYSEELMQLNGDIFNAEQNGGGGLLLRARGCGGSSATTNGTDIWSHPQSQQFKWSDKPSNEGSGSPVKLEDSCPPHLLNNIFVPMESIKSSQLEPITLYNRAGFHVSLHFARDPPPGHPGVAVVVMSAVNTSALDVRDFLFQAAVPKTMLVKLQPASGTRLPPYNPVLPPPAVSQVLLLANPQRRKVRLRYKLTLMHGDQHLSETGEIDNFPDWMSLTGH; translated from the exons ATGGCGAGCGGTGACAGCCAGGAAACTTTCGAGTCATGGCTCA aTCAGGCCACGGACCCAAATAATCAGGAGGACAGATGGGACTGTATTCAGGGTTTCTACGAGCTTGTCAACCAGGAGACTAACGG GCCGCAGGTAGCCGTTCGTCTTCTCGCACATAAAATCCAGTCCCCACAGGAGAAAGTGGCTCTGCAGGCTCTCACA ATTCTCGAGGCTTGTATGAACAACTGTGGCAAGCGGTTCCACAGCGAGGCTGCCAAGTTTCGCTTTCTCAATGAGCTCATCAAAGTCTTAACACCAAAG TATTTTGGCTCGTGGACTCCACAGAAAGTCAAAGACAGGGTGACGGAGGTCCTCTACGGCTGGACGCTCTGGCTTAAAGATGAACCTAAGATTCAGGAAGCTTACAGCATGCTCAAGAAACAAG GTATTGTGGAGAAAGATCCCAAACTGCCGGACACGGTTATAATGGCTCCTCCACCACAGAGAACCACAGAGTCTGTTTTTGACCAGGAGGAGAAAGCGAAG CTGTTGGCCAGATTATTGAAAAGTGGCCGTCCTGAAGACCTGGAAACTGCCAACAGGCTCATTAAAAGCACCATCAAAGAG GAGCAAGAGAAGGCTGAGAAAGTGTCAAAGCGTGAGTCTACTCTGCAGGACGTGGAGAGCAACACTAagcagctcagagagctgctggAGCAGCACGCTATCACTGGAACTTCATTACAGCCCAGCGACGACATGAAG ACGCTGTATGAGCGCTGCGACCGGCTGAGGCCCAGCCTCTTTCGACTAGCCAGCGACACGATGGAAGACGACGCTGCTCTGGCGCAGATCCTGGCAGCTAACGATGACTTGACTCTCGTAGTGAACGCTTACAAAGTCCGGGTGGTGGGAGCAGAGTGTAACGGAGAAAGAGCACGAAGTaaaagtgaagaagtgacaAGTAATACGG CTCCTACGAGTCACAGAGAGGTTAAGAGCTACCACCTCATTGATCTGTCAGCACTGGACTCTCCGCAGACTCACAGGAAAGCCGATTCCCTGCCTGTATTCGAATCTTCGTCACCAGTCTTCACCTCTTATCTGGAAAAAGCTTTCAGCTCAGAAGACGACCAGGACTTAAACGAATTAG ATCTGGTCTCAAAGCAAAGGACTCAGGAGAATTCCAAGTCCTATTCTGAGGAACTGATGCAG TTAAATGGAGACATTTTTAATGCTGAGCAGAACGGAGGAGGGGGGCTTTTACTGAGAGCCCGTGGATGTGGGGGCAGCAGTGCGACAACTAACGGGACAGACATTTG GTCTCACCCTCAAAGTCAGCAGTTCAAATGGTCGGACAAACCATCAAATGAAGGCTCAGGTTCTCCAGTGAAACTAGAGGACTCATGCCCCCCACACCTCCTGAACAACATCTTTGTTCCAATGGAAAGCATCAAATCCA GTCAGCTGGAGCCGATCACGTTATACAACCGGGCCGGTTTCCACGTATCTCTTCATTTCGCTAGAGACCCTCCGCCAGGTCATCCAGGTGTCGCCGTGGTCGTCATgtctgcagtgaacacatcTGCGCTCGATGTGAGAGACTTCCTGTTTCAAGCTGCTGTTCCAAAG ACGATGTTAGTGAAACTTCAGCCTGCCTCAGGGACACGCCTACCTCCATACAACCCTGTCCTGCCTCCACCTGCTGTCTCCCAGGTCCTCCTGTTAGCTAATCCTCAGAGG CGTAAAGTCCGCCTGCGCTACAAGCTCACACTGATGCACGGAGACCAACATCTGAGCGAAACGGGAGAGATCGACAACTTTCCTGACTGGATGTCTTTGACCGGCCACTGA